A genome region from Hevea brasiliensis isolate MT/VB/25A 57/8 chromosome 7, ASM3005281v1, whole genome shotgun sequence includes the following:
- the LOC110648155 gene encoding peroxidase 39 has product MGVIGYFGIIIFGILAFMGSSTEAQLQMGFYAKSCPKAEKIVHDFVNKHIHNAPSLAASFIRMNFHDCFVRGCDASVLLNSSSSSGEKPEKEAAPNLTIRGFDFIDRVKSLLEAECPGVVSCADILALVSRDSIVATGGPFWKVPTGRRDGVTSRLSDAMANIPPFFANFTTLQTQFANQGLDLKDLVLLSGAHTIGIAHCSSFSDRLYNFSGTGLPDPSLDSEYVANLRENKCKSPDDNTTKVEMDPGSRNTFDLSYYSLLVKRRGLFESDAALITDSVSLSLINQLLSGSVEDFFAEFANSMEKMIKINVKTGTVGEIRKHCAIVNS; this is encoded by the exons ATGGGAGTCATTGGTTATTTTGGTATAATAATATTTGGTATTTTAGCATTTATGGGTTCATCAACTGAAGCTCAATTGCAGATGGGTTTTTATGCTAAGAGCTGCCCAAAAGCTGAGAAGATTGTGCATGATTTTGTCAACAAACACATCCACAATGCCCCATCATTAGCAGCATCCTTCATAAGAATGAACTTCCATGATTGCTTCGTCAGG GGTTGTGATGCATCAGTGCTTTTGAACTCATCATCGAGCTCCGGCGAAAAACCTGAAAAAGAAGCTGCTCCAAATCTAACAATCAGAGGATTTGACTTCATAGACAGAGTGAAAAGCCTTCTTGAAGCTGAATGTCCTGGAGTAGTTTCCTGTGCAGATATTCTTGCTTTGGTTTCAAGGGACTCTATTGTGGCTACA GGAGGTCCCTTCTGGAAAGTTCCAACTGGTAGAAGAGATGGTGTGACATCAAGGTTGTCTGATGCCATGGCCAACATCCCACCTTTCTTTGCAAACTTCACCACTCTTCAGACTCAATTTGCCAACCAAGGCCTTGATTTGAAAGACCTGGTTTTGCTCTCTG GTGCTCACACAATTGGGATTGCCCATTGTTCATCATTTTCTGACCGTTTATACAACTTCAGTGGGACTGGTCTGCCAGATCCTAGCCTAGACAGTGAGTATGTTGCAAATCTCAGGGAAAACAAGTGCAAAAGTCCTGATGATAATACCACCAAGGTTGAGATGGATCCTGGAAGTAGAAATACATTTGATCTTAGCTACTACTCACTCCTGGTTAAAAGAAGAGGCCTTTTTGAATCAGATGCTGCCTTGATCACTGACTCTGTTTCTTTGTCTCTCATCAACCAGCTTCTCAGTGGTTCAGTTGAGGATTTCTTTGCTGAATTTGCCAACTCCATGGAGAAAATGATCAAAATAAATGTTAAAACTGGAACTGTTGGGGAGATTAGGAAGCACTGTGCAATAGTGAATAGCTAA